In Erigeron canadensis isolate Cc75 chromosome 8, C_canadensis_v1, whole genome shotgun sequence, the DNA window AATACTCATTTCCATTTCAAATTTGCAAATGCTCCGCGGCCTCTATCTCTCCCAATCTCTTTCACTAAAATTTCTCTCTCTATAACAAACACACTTTTATATCtagatatatctatatctatatctatactagtACATATCTATACGGTATATtctaattctatatctataaccataataataaaagcTGCCAAAACCTTATATAATCATGACTATTCACAACACACACTCATTCATTcattaaccaaaaaaacatGCTACTTTCTTATATTTACAACACTTGTTCAAAATTCACATGATTCCCTTTCACGCCTTCCATTCCcacttattataaaaaaacaccAAAACTTCACACCATCATTCTACTTCAaatccttttaattttaaaacaagattttttgTGAGATAAAAACAGCCAATTTCCCAAGTGGGTTTGGTTAAAGATTGAATTTTGAGAAATGGGTAGGGGTTGGTTTagtgtggtggtggcggtggtggtggtggtggtgttgattGGCGGTGGAAATGGTTTCCCGGTGGAAGATAAGGTGGTGAAGTTGCCTGGACAACCAAGTGTTGGATTTAGACAGTATAGTGGTTATGTTGATGTGGATTTGAAAGCTGGAAGgagtttgttttattattttgttgaaGCTGAAAATGATGCTGATAATAAACCTCTTTCTCTTTGGCTCAATGGaggtttttctttcttctctttctctctttcacACACTacaatttttgaaagttttagTGAATTTTACACTATAactttaagcattttttttttctaaatgtatatttatttattggcAAAGTAGCTTATTATTTAGCTTTTTTAATACCGATCattatacttttattaattaagttttttagctttgtatttttttaaaaaaatattaattatttcattacATATTTATGAATTTAATTTGCTAGACAAAGCCCATAATGTGAAAACAGAATACACTAGAATACTAGATTAGTATAGATTGTTGTATTATACTATTACTTTCTATATgtatagaaaaaaatatttagtaTGATAGATAATTAGTGGGTTATGATCATAAATaatatagaaaaaatatatatttaatttatacagTAATTATTATGGGACATATATTAATGAGAAATTTCTTATAGTATATAGTATACATAAATGCAAATAcattgccgttcaaaaaaaaataaaatgcaaatacattaaatataattatgaattaagaaTAAGAATAATGTTAAGACGGGTGATTACTATATTACCTTAAATTCACTGTTCTAATTGATGCACTATATATCTAGTGTTGAATGACATGTTCAATATACATAACAAAGCCAATGAGCCTCTAAAGGTCCCGTTTCAAACATGGGCGTAGCATAGGTATTTCATCACTAATTGTGGTGTCACTTTGTGGTTATTTCGTTGACTTCAATGAAATTTGCCgttaaacaatatatatcataataaaatGCTCAAAAGTTGCAATAGTAAATGCGGAAGAGGTGATAGATTAGTTGGATACACATTCACACATATTTCCATTTACGTGACTTGAACTCACAATGTTTTGGTTGACGGGTcaacatatatattgtttggCAACAAGCTTTTTGGCTATTCATTTAGGAATTTATCACACAATTATTTCAAATTGTACTCTTTTCATTACGTAATGCAACGTTATTTGCTTATTATAGTTTATAAGTGAAGTTACGATAAAGAGTGCGCCTCTCTACTTTTTAAGTTGagtgtttttttagttttgatatcgAAAACTTGAAGTTTGTAAGTTGATTAGGAGTGATAAGCTTATCACAATGGAATAAAGTAATATATTTGGTCGAAAGAAACcgatataaatttatttaagtGCTTAAGACATGGGTAAGCCTATGATACCCCTGCCAAGTTTTATAACTCTATCTAAATTTAGATCAGCCTGCTATCATATTTTTTCATTGCTGTGATTATTCAACTAATTAAACAAGTAAACTTAATGATACAGTTCTTGTTATTGTTTGATTGTAGATGTAGGTTGTGCCCATTGTGTTCCTAAAGTAGATACATGGAGAATCCCTTTTACAAGTGTATTATACTTTGTACTTTAAGAGGAAGCAGCATGCTCTTCtgactttttctttttggttgttggttgaaaagtaaatatttCTAGACAAACAAATAGTACTTTACCATGCCCTACTTCTGTTATTTTTACAGTTATTCAAAAGTAAGTCAATTTTACACTAAAGTGAAGCATTTATCTTctcatttaaattaatttattgcAAAGTTAATTTATTTAGATTAATTTAAGTCGTCTGGTATCTTACCATatttttggtaacccgaccagactATTAATGACAGGGGCCCGCTTTTACTCCACCAGATTTTCCATTACAGACATGGGGGGTCACACTATTTTGGAGCGATATGGCCGAGATACTAAAAATTTTGGTTGAGATACACCATCCGTAATTTaaagtttcttttataaactATTTGCAACCATAAGGTCATACACTTGGTGCTTTTGATTCTATAATTATTTCGGGAGTACgaagttttaatatttttaatctaataatataaaaatttctATGTGTATAGGCTCATatggttttaaattttaaacctACTCCATAAAAATGTATTAATGGCGTGCTCAGCTAGGATATGTGTCTTTTCTATCCGTCTACAATTAAATGGAAAATAATTCGTGCTGTTACCGGTATGCAACTTGTGTACTCCATGACATAAAACCATACAAGGTTTTAGAAATATGACTTGAGATCATATGAAAATGCATAATAATTTTCTTTAACAGTATTAATAAAAAGCTTTcaaatttatttctttctttcttgatGTGAGTGTGTAAGTAGTTGAGGCAATGTGTCTAATAAATGAATTAGAAAACTTCTTTGGGATTGACAAACATTTATGGGAATCATTAgtttttcatcttcatcaactGTAAAATGACTAAAATCTAGATTTAACATGTATATTTTTCTTGTAACATGTGTCTAGAAGCATAAAGTAACATGTATAACTATGCACAGATgcggtaccagaaaaaaattccaaagggagcaaacttagaaaacttatgaaaaataaatctaaaagggggcaaaatgttaaaaacctatagaaaatttttaaaattttatgaaaaatttaaaaatacatgacaaaatttaaatttggaggggggcattggacccccttgcgcccctttagtaccgcccctgaCTATGCAAAGACCTTTTATTAAAAGATGAAAATTGTATATCATTCAATCTAAAACTTATTAATATgtttctaaaaaatataaactatataatctgttataatacattttctgttttttaagaaaatcttgGTGTTTTCAATGCACCCTTGCTGAAGGGCACATATGGATAAGTTTGACAAACCATTTTTTCTAGAAAGTATTGAGATAGTGCTAATCTGCCACattaatatgatattatatacAATCATCTTTTCACTTATCATATTCATTATTGAAATTAATCTGAGTTGTTGAATTCCTACTGTGTAAggttattaataaataaaagtttgttaACAATATCATGACttacataaattatatatataggccCAGGTTGCTCATCAATGGGTGGGGGAGCCTTCACAGAGTTGGGTCCATTTTTTCCTCTTGGTAATGGCCGGGGCCTACGTCGAAATACAAAATCGTGGAACAAAGGTATGtcgattttggttttttttttttttttatctgtagTGTGACAAGCGGGTATATGAAAAGAATTTTGTATAAAATAGAATGTGTCAGAGAAATTCACTTAAAGTGtaatttttaatgtataaaaccTTCTATACTTTTTGTTATCATATCTAACACACCATCATTTATACATAATCAAAAGAATATGCACGAAAGATGGTTTGGGTTAACCCAACCTGGCGTGTACCAATAAAAccagttacccaacccacccattgtGTACTTTTACTATAACTAAGCAACATGTTTTCTCTCTTGCACAATAGCATCGAATCTTTTGTTCGTTGAGTCTCCAGCTGGAGTAGGATGGTCATACTCAAATACTAGTTCAGATTACACCACGGGTGATGCCAACACAGGTAATGTGACTAATGTCACAGTTACAGCCATTAAATTTGGCAtttcgtttggttcacataCATGTATCTAAAAGTAAACTTTCTTTATCAATAAGCAGCCAAGGACATGCATACTTTCTTGTTAAATTGGTACGCTAAGTTTCCATCATTCAAATCAAGAGATTTGTATCTTACAGGGGAGAGTTATGCTGGTATGTATCCAGGAACACATTTATGGTTCTACAATGACGGATTTATACGAATATATGTGTTAATGATCATCTTATATGTAGGGCATTACATTCCACAGTTGGCTATTGCTCTTCTGGACCACAATGCAAAGTCCACTGGTTTCAAGTTCAACATCAAAGGAGTTGCTGTAAGATTTCTAACCATTTATAGTGCTGCCTTTTTTCCAACATCATAACTTTATCTTGTTTATCTAATGTAAAGATGGCAATTTCACCCATATAAAATGGGTCAGTTTGTAATTGTTTGGGAACAGGACCTACGGGTAAAGTACAGAATCATAGCAGAAATTAAATGGTTTAAATGAGCCAAATATTTTCTTTGTATACAAGCTCTTACAACTCCTCAAATCACTTTATCTAGAAGAAGTTACATTACTGTTTCGATAATATCATTTTATCATTCTTATTTGAAACACTACTTACTTTTgataattaagaaaaagaaatggtaGGCTGGACAAACTTGACCAGACCCAGTCTGACAGAATCTAAAAGTATCATTTTTGACCtgaacccatttgacccgttatcTAACCCATCTGGATGTTTTCCCACCTTTAGTATAGTGCATAGATGTGTGACGTAGAGGGTAATCAACAAAAATGCTTATTGAGatttaaattttaagactacctaTAGCTTCAAGAAACTTATGATCTAACTTATCTAGTTTGATTCATTGTAGTAAAAATTACTTACGAATATTATTGTGTATGATTTTGTTGGTGTTGACAAATTTCTAAAACATATTTAAATCAGATTGGAAACCCGCTTCTTAAACTTGATCGTGACGTCCCAGCAGTATACGAGTACTATTGGTCACATGGGATGATATCTGATGAGATAGGCCTTACTATCATGAATGACTGCAACTTTGAAGATTATACATTTGCTTCGCCTCACAATGAATCTGATGTATGTAACAAGGCAATTTCCCAATCAAATGATATAATTGGTGAGTATGTCAACAACTATGATGTGATTCTTGATGTATGCTACCCATCGCTTGTTGAACAAGAGCTGCGTTTGAGGAAAACGGTAATATTTATACTCTATTGATCAATCTAAAACTTAATGATGTATTTGTGTTTTAATTCTTGACTTGTTAAATGTTTTAAAAGGCTACCAAGATCAGCTATGGTGTAGATGTTTGCATGAGCTATGAAAGACGGTTTTATTTCAACCTTCCTGAGGTTCAACAAGCTCTGCATGCTAATCGTACTAGATTGCCCTACTCCTGGTCCATGTGCAGTGGGTAAGTTCAGTCATAAAATggaggtggcaatttcaacccaaTTACGGATTATGTTCATTTAGGGTAAAATAAAA includes these proteins:
- the LOC122579557 gene encoding serine carboxypeptidase-like 42, which produces MGRGWFSVVVAVVVVVVLIGGGNGFPVEDKVVKLPGQPSVGFRQYSGYVDVDLKAGRSLFYYFVEAENDADNKPLSLWLNGGPGCSSMGGGAFTELGPFFPLGNGRGLRRNTKSWNKASNLLFVESPAGVGWSYSNTSSDYTTGDANTAKDMHTFLLNWYAKFPSFKSRDLYLTGESYAGHYIPQLAIALLDHNAKSTGFKFNIKGVAIGNPLLKLDRDVPAVYEYYWSHGMISDEIGLTIMNDCNFEDYTFASPHNESDVCNKAISQSNDIIGEYVNNYDVILDVCYPSLVEQELRLRKTATKISYGVDVCMSYERRFYFNLPEVQQALHANRTRLPYSWSMCSGILNYNENDGNINILPLLKRIIKNQIPVWIFSGDQDSVVPLLGSRTLVRELAHELQFKVTVPYSTWFHKGQVGGWVTEYGNLLTFATVRGAAHMVPYAQPSRALHLFSSFVRGTKLPNNTRPSIED